A genome region from Candidatus Cloacimonadota bacterium includes the following:
- a CDS encoding cytidylate kinase translates to VVFPDADFKFYMDADVKTRAYRRWIEAKEKGEELVLEEVEKELIWRDKNDSTRKIAPLKKVPDAIIVNTSKMSISEQVSFLMEIVKNEK, encoded by the coding sequence CTGTTGTTTTTCCCGATGCTGATTTTAAATTTTATATGGATGCAGATGTTAAAACACGAGCTTATCGAAGATGGATAGAAGCTAAAGAAAAAGGTGAAGAGCTTGTTTTAGAAGAAGTTGAAAAGGAATTGATCTGGCGGGATAAAAATGATTCGACACGCAAAATCGCTCCTTTGAAAAAAGTACCTGATGCAATTATTGTCAATACGAGCAAAATGTCGATTTCTGAGCAAGTTTCTTTCCTGATGGAGATTGTAAAAAATGAAAAATAA